A window of the Polaribacter batillariae genome harbors these coding sequences:
- a CDS encoding TlpA family protein disulfide reductase, whose amino-acid sequence MKNALFITLLLLTNILLAQTQTLKGTLEQHKGQKITLAGFNYYKVLDLATTVADSLGNFSLNYPKDYKGMGVLKTQDNSSLVVVLTASKAQITGTHLKEADSLQFINSPENNQFVNYAKAYTQAKQAYKAWRYLKPKYTRETTLKTQKTVLKNINKELQRLERVNSNALKLVSKNSYLRWFLPIQTLVNNMPETIHNYRERLPKDIKEFRSINFNNPNFKTSGLFKELIEGHYFLLENMGQNLDSVFTQMNISTDYLINNLKENNSLLNNVSEHLFKYFEKRSLYPAAAHLSNQMLSKNQCVLSDSLANTMQKYKDLKVGNTAPNIQLDATTQLSDIKKPVLLVFGASWCSHCKKEALELLKYYDTWKTQKKLEVVYISLDTDQTAFKTAYQNVPWQTYCDYKGWETQAAKKYYVNATPTYFLLDKDMKILVHPRSLAQVDAWINYKL is encoded by the coding sequence ATGAAAAACGCATTATTTATTACATTATTATTGCTAACAAACATACTGTTAGCTCAAACCCAAACTCTAAAAGGTACTCTAGAACAACATAAAGGACAAAAAATAACCTTAGCTGGTTTTAACTATTACAAAGTATTAGATTTAGCAACAACGGTTGCAGATAGCCTTGGCAACTTTAGCCTAAATTACCCAAAAGATTACAAAGGCATGGGCGTATTAAAAACCCAAGACAATAGTAGTTTGGTTGTTGTACTTACAGCATCTAAAGCACAAATTACAGGCACACATTTAAAAGAAGCAGATAGTTTACAATTTATAAATAGCCCAGAAAATAACCAATTTGTAAATTATGCAAAAGCATATACCCAAGCGAAACAAGCTTACAAAGCGTGGCGTTATCTAAAACCAAAATATACCCGTGAAACTACTTTAAAAACACAAAAAACGGTACTAAAAAATATAAACAAAGAGCTACAACGTTTAGAACGTGTAAATAGCAATGCCTTAAAATTAGTATCAAAAAATAGTTATTTGCGTTGGTTTTTACCCATACAAACATTGGTAAATAACATGCCAGAAACCATACACAATTACAGAGAACGTTTGCCTAAAGACATAAAAGAATTTAGAAGCATTAATTTTAATAACCCAAACTTTAAAACCAGCGGTTTATTTAAAGAATTAATTGAAGGGCATTATTTTTTACTAGAAAATATGGGGCAAAATTTAGATAGTGTATTTACTCAAATGAATATAAGTACAGATTATTTAATTAACAACCTCAAAGAAAATAATAGCCTGTTAAATAACGTTTCAGAACATTTATTTAAATATTTCGAAAAGCGAAGTTTATACCCTGCAGCAGCGCACTTATCGAACCAAATGCTAAGTAAAAACCAATGTGTATTAAGTGATAGCTTAGCCAATACAATGCAAAAATATAAAGATTTAAAAGTTGGGAATACTGCACCAAATATACAATTAGATGCAACTACCCAATTAAGCGATATTAAAAAACCTGTATTGCTTGTGTTTGGCGCAAGTTGGTGTAGCCATTGTAAAAAAGAAGCATTAGAATTACTAAAATACTATGATACTTGGAAAACTCAAAAAAAATTAGAAGTAGTATATATCAGTTTAGATACAGACCAAACCGCTTTTAAAACCGCATACCAAAATGTACCTTGGCAAACCTATTGCGATTATAAAGGTTGGGAAACCCAAGCAGCAAAAAAATATTATGTAAACGCTACACCAACTTACTTTTTATTAGATAAAGACATGAAAATACTGGTTCATCCTAGGTCTCTAGCTCAGGTAGATGCTTGGATAAACTATAAATTATAA
- a CDS encoding FISUMP domain-containing protein encodes MKKILFSIAFIATSFTSIAQVGVGTTNPNASAALDVESTTKGFLPPRMTKAQMNAIATPAEGLVVYCLDCTPKSLFVNNGSEFVNVINGQSINYGKDVTTAVVDLAGTAGRVWMDRNLGATQVATNYNDAAAYGDLYQWGRSKDGHQNRTSNTTTVTATSANPGHGNFIETTFQTDNNWTDFAGEDGLWQNGLNDPCPSGYRIPTEAELNAERLNFNSNDRNGAFTALKLTTGGYRESSLSTIFAAGSEGFYWTSTVSGSEARYMYSFFASSTISTTRRGEGYSVRCIKK; translated from the coding sequence ATGAAAAAAATATTATTTAGCATTGCTTTTATAGCAACAAGTTTTACAAGTATTGCACAAGTAGGCGTAGGCACAACAAACCCAAATGCTTCTGCAGCTTTAGATGTAGAAAGTACAACAAAAGGGTTTTTGCCCCCACGTATGACCAAAGCACAAATGAATGCCATAGCAACACCTGCAGAAGGTTTGGTAGTGTATTGTTTAGATTGTACACCCAAAAGTTTATTTGTAAACAATGGTAGCGAATTTGTAAATGTTATCAATGGTCAATCTATAAATTATGGTAAAGATGTTACAACAGCAGTCGTAGATCTTGCAGGAACTGCTGGTCGTGTATGGATGGATCGTAATTTGGGGGCGACACAAGTGGCAACAAATTATAATGATGCAGCTGCTTATGGAGATTTGTACCAATGGGGTAGATCAAAAGATGGACACCAGAATAGAACTTCTAATACTACAACTGTAACAGCGACAAGTGCAAACCCTGGACATGGTAACTTTATTGAAACCACATTCCAAACTGATAATAACTGGACAGATTTTGCAGGCGAAGATGGCTTATGGCAAAATGGTTTAAACGATCCTTGTCCTTCAGGGTACAGAATACCTACAGAAGCAGAGCTAAACGCAGAACGATTAAATTTTAATAGCAACGATAGAAATGGTGCTTTTACAGCTTTAAAACTAACGACGGGAGGCTACCGAGAAAGCAGTCTTTCTACAATTTTCGCTGCAGGTAGCGAAGGCTTCTATTGGACTAGTACAGTAAGTGGTTCTGAAGCACGTTACATGTACAGCTTTTTCGCTAGTTCGACCATCAGTACTACCAGACGTGGGGAGGGGTACTCGGTACGTTGCATTAAAAAGTAA
- a CDS encoding T9SS type A sorting domain-containing protein: MKKIMNLMFCIIITNVAWSQDFHVASGGEITTLPGGVLYAGSNVSVVGNLTVESDATKSGSFIVQGNATGNITYERHISDTNWHLISAPVATYSVSNFIADASNNVAQSGASSNYGVSYYKNTNTPTKRWTYHNTAPTKENQETLANFESGVGYSMKKTTAGNYTFTGALADEDVTVSIPKISSGTNFWACVGNPYPSFLPANNNANAVANVLSENIDKLDPSFAFLYIWNGTTYAPLRHSDPALQLAPGQAFLVAAKSANETFTFPKALQNHQNGTATFYKTSNATPTISLYVSNGSASKSTTIEFLEEATTGLDVGYDAGAYQDGTPTFSLDTHLVSDSKGIDFTIQSLPTSSINSNIAIPLSVRAAANQELSFSVSVNNLPKGVDVYLEDKKNNTFAKLTETSHKINVTKSLNGIGRFFLYTSSKVLNTENAPLANAINIYKTQNNVLRIVGLNTQNNSTLKMYSVTGKKILTNQFVAGQVKDIQLPTNLATGIYIVNIVSEKGEYTKKLIIE; encoded by the coding sequence ATGAAGAAAATTATGAATTTAATGTTCTGCATAATAATCACAAATGTGGCATGGTCTCAAGACTTTCATGTGGCATCAGGAGGGGAAATAACAACTCTGCCTGGAGGTGTATTATATGCAGGAAGCAATGTTTCTGTTGTCGGAAACTTAACAGTAGAATCTGACGCCACAAAAAGTGGTTCTTTTATTGTTCAGGGAAATGCAACAGGAAACATCACTTACGAACGCCATATTTCAGATACCAATTGGCATTTAATCTCTGCTCCAGTAGCAACTTATAGTGTTTCTAATTTTATTGCAGATGCTAGCAATAATGTAGCACAAAGTGGAGCATCTAGTAATTATGGAGTGTCGTATTATAAAAATACAAACACCCCCACAAAAAGGTGGACCTACCACAACACTGCACCCACAAAAGAAAATCAAGAAACGTTAGCTAATTTCGAGTCGGGTGTTGGTTATAGTATGAAAAAAACAACTGCTGGTAATTATACTTTTACGGGCGCTTTAGCAGATGAAGATGTAACTGTATCGATACCAAAAATTTCTAGTGGAACTAATTTTTGGGCATGTGTGGGTAACCCATATCCTTCTTTTTTACCTGCTAACAACAATGCAAACGCAGTTGCAAATGTTTTAAGTGAAAACATCGATAAACTAGACCCAAGTTTTGCTTTTTTATATATATGGAATGGAACTACTTATGCGCCATTAAGACATTCTGACCCAGCTTTACAATTAGCTCCAGGACAAGCCTTTTTAGTAGCGGCTAAAAGTGCAAACGAAACATTTACTTTTCCAAAAGCTTTGCAAAATCATCAAAATGGTACCGCAACTTTTTATAAAACAAGCAACGCTACTCCTACAATTTCTTTGTATGTTTCTAATGGTTCTGCTAGCAAATCAACAACCATCGAGTTTTTAGAAGAAGCTACTACTGGTTTAGATGTTGGCTACGATGCAGGCGCATATCAAGACGGAACACCTACTTTTTCTTTAGATACTCACTTAGTATCAGATAGTAAAGGTATCGATTTTACAATACAAAGCTTACCTACTAGCAGCATAAATAGCAACATAGCAATACCTTTATCTGTTAGAGCTGCAGCCAACCAAGAATTAAGTTTTAGTGTTTCTGTAAATAATTTACCAAAAGGTGTAGATGTTTATTTAGAGGATAAAAAAAATAACACATTTGCAAAGTTAACAGAAACTTCTCATAAAATAAATGTAACCAAAAGTTTAAATGGTATTGGTCGTTTTTTCTTATACACTTCTAGTAAAGTGCTAAATACAGAAAACGCCCCTTTAGCAAACGCTATAAATATTTATAAAACACAAAACAACGTTCTTAGAATTGTAGGTTTAAACACACAGAATAATTCAACTCTAAAAATGTACAGTGTTACTGGTAAAAAAATACTTACAAATCAATTTGTTGCAGGTCAAGTAAAAGACATTCAACTGCCAACAAATTTAGCAACAGGAATTTACATCGTAAATATTGTTTCAGAGAAAGGTGAGTACACTAAAAAGTTAATTATAGAATAA
- a CDS encoding IS256 family transposase, whose translation MKPEDLLNEEFLKQFKTGSELTSFIEQLHKRGVEKILEGELDAHLDYDKHQKSNNPNSRNGYGTKTIKTHLGETKIKVPRDRDATFNPMLIKKRESTADGVENLIISLYAKGMSTTDIEEQIRELYNFNISSSAISRITDKITADIIAWKNRPLEATYLIVWMDGIVFKVRENSKVINKTIYIAVGLRVDGKKEVLGLWLGKNESSSFWMSVLTDIKARGTQDILITATDNLNGFTDTIKTIFSNSVTQICVVHQIRNSCKYVVWKDKKAFTRDMKQIYTAPTKEAAKAALEDFKEKWESKYSYAIKSWENNWDELTVFFDFPLEIRTIIYTTNLIENLNGKIRKYTKNKLSYPTDDAVIKSVFLALRESTKKWTLPIRNWGIILNQFLAIFENRIKL comes from the coding sequence ATGAAACCAGAAGATTTATTAAACGAAGAATTTTTAAAACAATTTAAAACAGGTTCAGAACTAACCAGTTTTATAGAACAACTGCACAAACGTGGTGTAGAAAAGATTTTAGAAGGCGAATTAGATGCACATTTAGATTACGATAAGCATCAAAAAAGCAACAATCCTAATTCACGAAATGGCTATGGAACCAAAACAATAAAGACGCATTTAGGAGAAACTAAAATAAAAGTTCCAAGAGATCGCGATGCTACTTTCAATCCAATGCTTATTAAAAAGCGAGAAAGTACTGCAGATGGAGTTGAAAACCTGATTATTTCTTTATATGCCAAAGGAATGAGTACTACAGATATTGAAGAACAAATACGGGAATTGTATAATTTTAACATCTCTAGTTCAGCCATTTCTAGAATCACAGATAAAATTACAGCTGACATTATTGCTTGGAAAAATAGACCTTTAGAAGCTACTTATCTGATTGTATGGATGGATGGCATCGTTTTTAAGGTTCGTGAAAACTCCAAAGTCATCAATAAAACAATTTACATTGCTGTTGGTCTTAGAGTAGATGGTAAAAAAGAAGTTTTAGGACTTTGGTTAGGAAAAAACGAATCTTCCTCTTTTTGGATGAGCGTTTTAACCGACATAAAAGCCAGAGGAACACAAGACATTTTAATTACAGCAACTGATAATTTAAACGGATTTACAGACACCATTAAAACTATTTTTTCCAATTCAGTAACACAAATATGTGTGGTTCATCAAATCAGAAACTCTTGTAAATATGTAGTCTGGAAAGATAAAAAAGCCTTTACAAGAGATATGAAGCAAATCTATACAGCTCCTACAAAAGAAGCAGCAAAAGCAGCCTTAGAAGACTTTAAAGAAAAATGGGAATCCAAATATTCTTATGCCATTAAATCATGGGAAAACAATTGGGATGAACTCACTGTTTTCTTCGATTTCCCATTAGAAATCAGAACCATTATTTATACCACAAATTTGATAGAAAACTTAAATGGGAAAATTAGAAAATACACTAAAAACAAACTCTCATATCCAACAGATGATGCTGTAATTAAATCCGTATTTTTAGCTTTGAGAGAATCAACAAAAAAATGGACATTGCCTATTAGAAATTGGGGTATCATTCTTAACCAATTTTTGGCTATATTTGAAAACAGGATTAAACTATGA
- a CDS encoding RNA-directed DNA polymerase, which yields MQNLYYQLYLSYLEARKNKRNTNNQLAFEIDVETKLYELAQQITNKTYIPKPSIAFMVYKPVQREIFAVDFSDRVVNHLIYRCIYQDHVAPYLIPDSYSCRKGKGTLHGTKRLNHFIKSCSNNYKQEAYILKLDIKGYFMNMSHSILYNKVIQFLKPKIRYLGLDYTTLNFLLQKTIFTNVAIGCRIKGNRSNWKTLPKDKSLFSKPNGIGLPIGNLTSQVFGNIYLNQLDHYIKNTLQIKYYSRYVDDMVFVHKNKNLLKNIIPLVQSELDNIGLTIHPKNYTYSIIVKVLYF from the coding sequence ATGCAAAACCTATATTACCAACTTTATTTATCTTACCTAGAGGCACGCAAAAATAAACGTAATACAAACAATCAATTAGCTTTCGAGATAGATGTAGAAACCAAATTATATGAATTAGCCCAACAAATAACAAATAAAACTTATATACCTAAACCTAGTATTGCATTTATGGTTTATAAACCTGTGCAACGAGAAATTTTTGCTGTAGATTTTTCAGATCGTGTGGTGAATCACTTAATATATAGATGCATTTATCAAGACCACGTAGCCCCTTATTTAATACCAGATAGCTATAGTTGCCGTAAAGGTAAAGGTACTTTACATGGTACAAAAAGGTTAAATCATTTTATAAAATCTTGTTCAAATAACTATAAACAAGAGGCCTATATTCTTAAATTAGACATTAAAGGTTATTTTATGAATATGAGTCATAGCATACTCTATAATAAAGTAATTCAGTTTTTAAAGCCAAAAATACGGTATTTGGGTTTAGACTATACTACCTTAAATTTTCTTTTACAAAAAACTATTTTTACCAATGTAGCAATAGGTTGTAGAATTAAAGGAAACCGTTCTAATTGGAAAACCTTACCAAAAGATAAAAGTTTGTTTAGCAAACCCAATGGTATAGGCTTACCTATAGGCAATTTAACCTCGCAAGTATTTGGCAATATTTATTTAAACCAATTAGACCATTATATAAAAAACACCTTACAAATTAAGTATTATAGTAGGTATGTAGATGATATGGTTTTTGTACATAAAAACAAAAACCTCTTAAAAAACATAATTCCTTTAGTACAAAGCGAGTTAGACAATATAGGCTTAACCATTCATCCTAAAAATTATACCTACAGCATTATAGTAAAGGTGCTTTATTTTTAG
- a CDS encoding sensor histidine kinase translates to MAQIKGSSKAVYKDFKNVAVYADSIIKLLYENNKLNKQNATLEFAKIYEIKKMIQENIFLKQEARIQELKAIQEHNTFYIISAAIIVISTILMLLIYFRYRCKKKVSEILLKRNSVIQLKNEYLEKANATKQKFFSIISHDLINPFNAILGYTDLLDKKFDTFKDTEKKEFISTIKKYATHNYNLTKNLLEWSRVQQNSIILKEEQLNIESIIVETLDTYESLAKRKKIVTNVYFEDAYYVYADKNCLKTILNNIYSNAIKYSYNLGVIDIIVKNNSEITTIQIKDYGVGMKKEQVKNLFKMSDITTTLGTDNEKGTGLGFLICKELIDLHDGKIKIDVISEPNKGTTITLSL, encoded by the coding sequence GTGGCACAAATTAAAGGCAGCTCTAAAGCTGTTTACAAAGATTTTAAAAATGTTGCTGTATATGCAGATAGTATTATAAAACTTTTATATGAAAACAATAAATTAAACAAACAAAATGCAACCTTAGAATTCGCAAAAATATATGAAATTAAAAAAATGATTCAAGAAAATATTTTTTTGAAGCAAGAGGCACGAATACAAGAGCTTAAAGCCATACAAGAACACAATACGTTTTATATTATTTCTGCCGCTATAATTGTAATTTCGACCATCTTAATGCTTTTAATTTATTTTCGGTACAGATGTAAAAAAAAAGTATCTGAAATTTTATTGAAGAGAAACAGTGTAATTCAACTTAAAAACGAGTATTTAGAAAAAGCGAATGCCACCAAACAAAAATTTTTTTCCATTATTTCACATGATTTGATAAATCCCTTTAATGCTATTTTAGGCTACACAGATTTATTAGATAAAAAGTTCGATACTTTTAAGGATACTGAAAAAAAAGAATTTATTAGCACAATAAAAAAGTATGCTACACACAATTACAACTTGACTAAAAATTTATTAGAATGGTCTAGAGTGCAGCAAAACTCTATTATTTTAAAAGAAGAACAACTAAATATAGAAAGCATTATTGTAGAAACTTTAGATACTTATGAATCTTTAGCTAAAAGAAAGAAAATTGTTACCAATGTTTATTTTGAAGATGCTTATTATGTTTATGCAGATAAAAATTGTTTAAAAACCATACTTAATAATATCTATAGCAATGCTATTAAATATTCTTATAATTTAGGGGTAATAGATATTATTGTAAAAAATAATTCAGAAATTACAACCATTCAAATAAAAGATTATGGTGTAGGCATGAAAAAAGAGCAGGTAAAAAACCTTTTTAAAATGAGCGATATCACTACTACCTTGGGCACAGATAACGAAAAAGGAACTGGTTTGGGCTTTTTAATTTGCAAAGAGCTGATCGATTTACATGATGGAAAAATAAAAATAGATGTAATTAGTGAACCAAATAAAGGAACCACTATTACACTCTCTTTATAA
- a CDS encoding four helix bundle protein, with amino-acid sequence MALFTSLPVKLGYDMLIDIHKITKSFAREHKYTLGEKLKEQSLQLLIHIYTANKNKGSKRIDAITQIKEHLEMVCLLWRISKDLHIIGNKVYIKLNINIEELSKQLTAWQKYIARASA; translated from the coding sequence ATGGCATTATTCACTAGCTTACCCGTTAAATTAGGATACGATATGTTAATAGATATTCATAAAATAACCAAAAGTTTTGCTAGAGAACATAAATATACTTTGGGCGAAAAATTAAAAGAACAAAGTTTACAATTATTAATACATATTTATACCGCAAACAAAAACAAAGGTTCAAAAAGAATAGACGCTATTACTCAAATAAAAGAGCACTTAGAAATGGTATGCTTGTTATGGCGCATTAGTAAAGATTTACATATAATAGGTAATAAAGTCTATATAAAACTTAATATTAATATAGAAGAATTATCAAAACAATTAACAGCATGGCAAAAATATATAGCCAGAGCTAGTGCATAA
- a CDS encoding peroxiredoxin family protein: MKKVFMLITLMYSVLITAQTLKGNLKQHKGQQITLTGFNYYKTVNLATTVADSLGNFSLNYPKNYKGMAILNTQDNNSLVFVLTQPSIHINGTHLKETDSLQFINSKENNNFIKYAKDQSLRSNALSALTFLQPLYKNKPLFAKQNKFLKKLNKEQTRLQKEDAQFVANLNKESYIRWFIPYRKMVQEMPVIVRKKTAQIPNAISFFRTTDFNHPNFKTSGLFKEFIEGHYMLLENMGQSLDSINVQMNLSSKYLIDNLQENDSLLNTVADNLYNYFEKRSLIKASEYVSLYLLDTQQCSLNDDVAAKLESYRKMKPGNIAPEIVFANNKKLSDLKTNKLVVFGASWCPHCTKEIAKLVENYKNWKDKNVEIVYISIDTDQVTFKNTYKNLPWQQTYCDFKGWDTQAAKDYYITGTPTYYLLDSNNTILIRPKTVLHASIWIETKL; this comes from the coding sequence ATGAAAAAAGTATTTATGCTAATTACACTAATGTATAGTGTATTAATAACTGCCCAAACCTTAAAAGGCAACCTAAAACAACATAAAGGGCAACAAATTACCTTAACAGGTTTTAACTACTACAAAACAGTAAATTTAGCCACAACTGTGGCAGACAGCCTAGGTAACTTTAGCCTAAACTACCCAAAAAACTACAAGGGTATGGCTATTTTAAACACCCAAGACAATAATAGCTTGGTATTTGTTTTAACACAACCTAGTATACATATAAATGGTACGCATTTAAAAGAAACAGATAGTTTGCAATTTATAAACAGTAAAGAAAACAACAACTTTATAAAATATGCCAAAGACCAAAGTTTGCGTAGCAATGCCTTATCTGCCTTAACATTTTTACAGCCTTTATACAAAAACAAACCTTTGTTTGCCAAACAAAACAAGTTTTTAAAAAAACTAAATAAAGAACAAACCCGTTTACAAAAAGAAGACGCCCAATTTGTAGCCAATTTAAATAAAGAGAGTTATATACGCTGGTTTATACCTTACCGTAAAATGGTGCAAGAAATGCCTGTTATTGTCAGAAAAAAAACAGCCCAAATACCCAATGCTATTTCTTTTTTTAGAACCACAGATTTTAACCACCCAAACTTTAAAACCAGTGGTTTATTTAAAGAGTTTATAGAAGGGCATTATATGTTGCTAGAAAACATGGGGCAATCTTTAGATAGTATAAATGTACAAATGAATTTAAGTTCTAAATATCTTATAGACAACTTACAAGAAAACGATAGTTTATTAAATACAGTAGCAGATAATTTATATAATTATTTTGAAAAACGTAGTTTAATTAAGGCATCAGAATATGTGTCTCTTTATTTGTTAGATACCCAACAATGTTCTTTAAATGATGATGTAGCTGCAAAATTAGAAAGCTACAGAAAAATGAAACCAGGCAATATAGCTCCAGAAATAGTATTTGCCAACAATAAAAAATTAAGCGATCTAAAAACTAATAAATTAGTGGTGTTTGGCGCAAGTTGGTGTCCTCATTGTACAAAAGAGATTGCAAAATTAGTAGAAAACTATAAAAATTGGAAAGATAAAAATGTAGAAATTGTGTATATAAGTATAGACACAGACCAAGTTACATTTAAAAATACCTATAAAAATTTACCTTGGCAACAAACCTATTGCGATTTTAAAGGTTGGGACACCCAAGCTGCAAAAGATTATTATATAACAGGTACTCCTACCTATTATTTATTAGACTCAAATAATACAATATTGATAAGGCCAAAAACGGTATTGCACGCCAGTATTTGGATTGAGACTAAATTGTAG
- a CDS encoding FISUMP domain-containing protein → MKTGLNYEKFNPVIFNLHTLRESVSYGDLYQWGRSKDGHQNRTSNTTTVTATSANPRHGNFIETTFQTDNNWTDFAGENGLWQNGLNDPCPSGYRIPTKAELNAERLNFNSNDRNGAFTALKLTTGGYRESSLSTIFAAGSEGFYWTSTVSGSEARYMYSFFASSTISTTRRGEGTRYVALKSKILCTLYNLNLNWLSLGQSVFVKSHLSYVQNIILFLV, encoded by the coding sequence TTGAAAACAGGATTAAACTATGAAAAATTTAATCCTGTAATTTTTAACTTACACACTTTGCGGGAAAGTGTCTCTTATGGAGATTTGTACCAATGGGGTAGATCAAAAGATGGACACCAGAATAGAACTTCTAATACTACAACTGTAACAGCGACAAGTGCAAACCCTAGACACGGTAACTTTATTGAAACCACATTCCAAACTGATAATAACTGGACAGATTTTGCAGGCGAAAATGGCTTATGGCAAAATGGTTTAAACGATCCTTGTCCTTCAGGGTACAGAATACCTACAAAAGCAGAGCTAAACGCAGAACGATTAAATTTTAATAGCAACGATAGAAATGGTGCTTTTACAGCTTTAAAACTAACGACGGGAGGCTACCGAGAAAGCAGTCTTTCTACAATTTTCGCTGCAGGTAGCGAAGGCTTCTATTGGACTAGTACAGTAAGTGGTTCTGAAGCACGTTACATGTACAGCTTTTTCGCTAGTTCGACCATCAGTACTACCAGACGTGGGGAGGGTACTCGGTACGTTGCATTAAAAAGTAAAATCCTTTGTACTTTATACAATTTAAACTTAAACTGGCTGTCCTTAGGGCAGTCAGTTTTTGTAAAGTCACATTTATCGTATGTACAAAATATTATACTATTTCTTGTTTAA